One part of the Candidatus Omnitrophota bacterium genome encodes these proteins:
- a CDS encoding thiamine pyrophosphate-dependent enzyme, with protein MYKPLLSPGHTACGGCGQALAARLVVDIAGPNVIVVNNTGCLEVFSTGYPDSSWEVPFIHSLFENAGAVASGVESALKYLKKEDQINVIAQAGDGGTADIGLQALSGMWERGHNVLSICYDNEAYMNTGIQRSGLTPLDTNTTTSPVGKFSSGNIRPKKNMIEIASAHGISYVASATVGFPRDLQRKIKKALSLKGPKFLHIHCPCPLGWRHEPNLTLEVAKLAVETGLFPLVEFEFGKLINVYKLKEHKPVEEYLKLQGRFKHLLSPEAKAELARVQEIADGNIERYGLLVK; from the coding sequence TTGCGGACAGGCTCTGGCCGCAAGACTGGTAGTAGATATTGCTGGTCCCAATGTGATTGTTGTGAATAATACAGGTTGTTTAGAGGTTTTTTCTACGGGGTATCCCGATTCTTCATGGGAGGTTCCTTTTATTCATTCGCTCTTTGAAAATGCCGGGGCAGTAGCCTCAGGAGTTGAATCTGCCTTAAAATATTTAAAAAAAGAAGACCAGATTAATGTTATTGCCCAAGCAGGAGATGGAGGAACTGCCGACATTGGGCTTCAGGCACTTTCAGGAATGTGGGAGAGAGGACACAATGTGTTATCTATCTGCTACGATAATGAGGCTTATATGAATACGGGAATTCAGCGTTCAGGGCTAACTCCCTTGGATACCAATACTACCACCAGCCCCGTGGGGAAATTTTCTTCAGGTAATATTAGGCCGAAGAAAAATATGATAGAAATTGCTTCGGCACATGGAATTTCCTATGTAGCAAGTGCCACTGTAGGTTTCCCCAGAGATTTGCAGAGAAAAATCAAAAAGGCTTTATCTTTAAAAGGTCCTAAATTTCTCCATATCCACTGTCCTTGTCCTTTAGGCTGGAGGCATGAGCCAAATTTGACGCTTGAGGTAGCAAAGCTGGCAGTGGAGACCGGACTTTTCCCATTGGTAGAATTTGAATTTGGAAAACTTATCAATGTTTATAAACTCAAAGAACATAAGCCGGTAGAAGAATATCTTAAACTGCAGGGAAGATTTAAACATTTACTCTCGCCTGAGGCAAAAGCAGAACTTGCCCGCGTGCAGGAAATTGCAGATGGGAATATAGAAAGGTATGGGCTTTTAGTCAAGTAA